One region of Clostridiales bacterium genomic DNA includes:
- the thiM gene encoding hydroxyethylthiazole kinase — protein sequence MLKTMLENVRAKTPLVHNITNYVTVNDVANVLLAAGGSPIMSDDADDVEDITSICGGLNINIGTLNKNTIPSMFLAGKKANELGHIVLLDPVGAGASRLRTDTANRLMQEVRFDAVRGNISEIKTLCTGSGSTKGVDADAVDAVTEANLDDGVQLVKTFAQRAGCIVAVTGAIDLVSDGERCWCIRNGRAEMSRITGTGCQLSALMTAFLVANPDHKLDAAAAAVCMMGLAGEIGWANMQPGDGNSTYRNRIIDAIFNMTGDALEKGAKYELR from the coding sequence GTGCTCAAGACCATGCTGGAAAACGTGCGCGCGAAAACGCCGCTCGTGCACAACATCACCAATTACGTCACCGTCAACGACGTGGCAAACGTTCTGCTGGCGGCCGGCGGCTCGCCGATCATGTCCGACGATGCCGACGATGTCGAGGACATCACGAGCATCTGCGGCGGGCTGAACATCAACATCGGCACGCTCAACAAAAACACCATCCCGTCGATGTTCCTCGCCGGGAAGAAGGCAAACGAGCTGGGCCACATCGTCCTGCTCGACCCCGTGGGCGCGGGCGCGAGCCGTCTGCGCACCGACACGGCCAACCGTCTCATGCAGGAGGTGCGCTTTGACGCCGTGCGCGGCAACATCTCCGAGATCAAGACCCTCTGCACCGGCAGCGGCAGCACCAAGGGCGTGGACGCTGACGCGGTCGACGCCGTGACGGAGGCGAATCTCGACGACGGCGTGCAGCTCGTCAAGACCTTCGCGCAGCGGGCCGGCTGCATCGTCGCCGTGACCGGCGCGATCGACCTCGTGAGCGACGGCGAGCGCTGCTGGTGCATCCGCAATGGCCGCGCGGAGATGAGCCGCATCACCGGCACGGGCTGCCAGCTCTCGGCGCTGATGACGGCGTTTCTGGTCGCCAATCCCGACCACAAGCTCGACGCCGCGGCGGCCGCCGTGTGCATGATGGGGCTCGCAGGCGAGATCGGCTGGGCCAACATGCAGCCCGGCGACGGCAACAGCACCTACCGCAACCGCATCATCGACGCGATTTTCAACATGACCGGCGACGCGCTGGAGAAGGGAGCCAAATATGAACTGCGATAA
- the thiE gene encoding thiamine phosphate synthase, whose protein sequence is MNCDNASLLLYAVTDRSWLHGQTLYEQAEQALQGGATFLQLREKELDEAHFQEEAIALKALCKQYGVPFVLDDNVALAVATDADGVHVGQSDMAAGKVRELIGPDKILGVSAQTVEEALLAEREGADYLGVGAVFPTGTKADANAVSYDTLREICAAVSIPVIAIGGITKDNVARLSGSGIVGVAVVSAIFAQPDIPAATRALKAAVRTALDL, encoded by the coding sequence ATGAACTGCGATAACGCATCTCTGCTGCTCTACGCCGTGACCGACCGCTCGTGGCTGCACGGCCAGACGCTCTATGAACAGGCTGAGCAGGCGCTGCAGGGCGGCGCAACGTTTTTGCAGCTGCGCGAGAAGGAACTCGACGAGGCGCATTTTCAAGAGGAGGCCATCGCGCTCAAGGCGCTGTGCAAACAGTACGGCGTGCCGTTCGTGCTCGATGACAACGTGGCGCTCGCCGTGGCCACGGACGCCGACGGCGTGCACGTCGGCCAGAGCGACATGGCGGCCGGCAAGGTGCGCGAGCTCATCGGCCCGGACAAGATCCTCGGCGTGTCGGCCCAGACGGTGGAAGAAGCGCTGCTGGCCGAGCGCGAGGGCGCGGACTATCTCGGCGTGGGTGCCGTGTTCCCGACCGGGACGAAGGCCGACGCCAACGCCGTGAGCTATGATACCCTGCGCGAGATCTGTGCGGCCGTGTCCATCCCGGTCATCGCCATCGGCGGCATCACGAAGGACAATGTCGCCCGGCTCTCCGGCAGCGGCATTGTCGGCGTCGCCGTCGTGAGTGCGATCTTCGCGCAGCCGGACATTCCCGCCGC
- the aroF gene encoding 3-deoxy-7-phosphoheptulonate synthase yields the protein MIVVLKHGVEAAKREQLIDWLKGQGLTIHISEGEYQTVLGLVGDTTRVDMDLIASLGIVDSVKRVTEPFKCCNRKFHPDDTVIDVNGVKIGGGNFVMIAGPCSVESEEQIVAVAKAVKASGANILRGGAFKPRTSPYDFQGLKATGLELLKIARQETGLPIVTEIMGVEHLPLFEDVDIIQVGARNMQNFDLLRELGKLRKPILLKRGLASTLKELLMSAEYIMAGGNEQVILCERGIRTFDDYTRNTLDLAAVPMLKELTHLPIIVDPSHATGIARLVEPMALAATACGADGLIIEVHNDPMHALCDGAQSLRPEVYDDLAKKVRSVREVIAK from the coding sequence ATGATCGTCGTACTCAAACATGGCGTGGAAGCAGCAAAGCGTGAGCAGCTCATCGACTGGCTCAAGGGTCAGGGCCTGACCATCCACATTTCCGAGGGCGAATACCAGACCGTGCTCGGCCTCGTCGGCGACACGACCCGCGTGGACATGGACCTGATCGCGAGCCTCGGTATCGTTGACAGCGTCAAGCGCGTGACCGAGCCCTTCAAGTGCTGCAACCGCAAGTTCCACCCGGACGACACTGTCATCGACGTGAATGGCGTGAAGATCGGCGGCGGCAACTTCGTCATGATCGCCGGCCCCTGCTCCGTCGAGTCCGAGGAGCAGATCGTCGCGGTCGCGAAGGCCGTCAAGGCCTCCGGCGCGAACATCCTGCGCGGCGGCGCGTTCAAGCCCCGCACCTCGCCCTACGATTTCCAGGGCCTGAAGGCCACCGGCCTCGAGCTGCTCAAGATCGCGCGGCAGGAGACCGGCCTGCCCATCGTGACGGAGATCATGGGCGTGGAGCACCTGCCCCTGTTCGAGGATGTGGACATCATTCAGGTCGGCGCGCGCAACATGCAGAACTTCGACCTCCTGCGTGAGCTTGGCAAGCTGCGCAAGCCCATCCTGCTCAAGCGCGGCCTTGCCAGCACCCTCAAGGAGCTGCTCATGAGCGCCGAGTACATCATGGCCGGCGGCAACGAGCAGGTCATCCTCTGCGAGCGCGGCATCCGCACGTTCGACGATTACACCCGCAACACGCTCGACCTCGCGGCCGTGCCCATGCTCAAGGAGCTGACGCACCTGCCCATCATTGTTGACCCGAGCCATGCGACCGGCATCGCCCGCCTGGTCGAGCCGATGGCGCTCGCCGCGACGGCCTGCGGCGCGGACGGCCTCATCATCGAGGTGCACAACGACCCCATGCACGCTCTGTGCGACGGCGCGCAGTCCCTGCGCCCGGAGGTCTACGACGACCTCGCCAAAAAGGTGCGCAGCGTCCGTGAGGTGATCGCGAAATGA
- a CDS encoding prephenate dehydrogenase, with amino-acid sequence MTVGIVGLGLIGGSFAKAYQEAGATVLAWNRSRSVLDFAIMSGAVDAELTEDNIAACDLVLIALYPEATIEWFRRMAPHIGAHPVVLDCGGTKRTICAACFPIAKEHGVTFLGGHPMAGTQYSGFKNAKATMYHGAPMVIVPPDFDDVLLFDHVKQLLQPAGFARFSFTTAEAHDEMIAFTSQMAHVVSNAYIKSPTASQHKGFSAGSYKDMTRVAWLSPEMWAELFLENKDNLLHELDMFMTHLGEYRDAMARDDLPALTRLLDEGRRRKEEVDGR; translated from the coding sequence ATGACGGTCGGCATCGTTGGCCTGGGCCTGATCGGCGGTTCTTTTGCCAAGGCATATCAGGAAGCGGGCGCGACCGTGCTCGCCTGGAACCGCAGCCGCAGCGTGCTCGATTTCGCCATAATGAGCGGCGCAGTGGACGCCGAGCTCACGGAGGACAACATCGCCGCGTGCGATCTTGTGCTCATCGCGCTCTACCCGGAGGCGACCATCGAGTGGTTTCGCCGCATGGCCCCGCACATCGGAGCGCACCCCGTCGTGCTCGACTGCGGCGGCACGAAGCGCACCATCTGCGCCGCGTGCTTCCCGATCGCAAAGGAACACGGCGTCACGTTCCTCGGCGGCCACCCGATGGCCGGCACGCAGTATTCCGGCTTCAAGAACGCGAAGGCGACCATGTACCACGGCGCGCCGATGGTCATCGTGCCGCCGGACTTTGACGATGTGCTGCTCTTCGACCACGTCAAGCAGCTGCTCCAGCCCGCGGGCTTTGCGCGCTTTTCCTTCACGACGGCGGAGGCGCACGACGAGATGATCGCCTTCACCTCGCAGATGGCGCATGTGGTCTCGAACGCATATATCAAGAGCCCCACGGCGTCGCAGCACAAGGGCTTTTCCGCCGGCAGCTACAAGGACATGACCCGTGTCGCGTGGCTGAGCCCCGAGATGTGGGCCGAGCTCTTTCTGGAAAACAAGGACAATCTGCTCCATGAGCTGGACATGTTCATGACGCACCTGGGCGAGTACCGCGACGCGATGGCGCGCGACGACCTGCCCGCGCTCACGCGCCTGCTCGATGAGGGCCGCCGGCGCAAGGAGGAGGTAGACGGCCGATGA
- a CDS encoding S-layer homology domain-containing protein produces MKTRMHNGSRLLSLLLAVVLVFTLTVPALAADKPQDMNLRIAVMSDLHYLSPDMIADTADFEHALNSDRKLLKESSAILYEKFEQVRADKPDILLVSGDLTKDGEQECHAALAKQLQQLQQDIPGLKIYVINGNHDIRNYNAKNFNTPDGKAVPATRTHPEDFKRIYDFVYSDPTVIATFTPAAGNEAGGLSYVARPVEGLTIIAMDTCRYSKENTSNGTDEHETSGAISADLEKWVIEQTAAAKARGDLVIGLEHHGLVPHFDVEPTILPMYLVNGYERIAQEYADAGMSVVFTGHMHAVDIAAMTTKAGNTFYDIETGSALTYPCPVRFVDLRRSTVGGETSTYMSVSTKTHTGPIHYTDPATGTAHVIDDLTEYAREFGFSTDMLKTVAGDFVKSFFGKYLPNDTWPVTKIVANIDQIIDDVAAVPIADGKDLLDFANWIYQCNLAGEDDGNYPAWVQSGVDQLKSGALLDQVLNIVARDAFGRGSVLFTKFQGLFTRYLKSQLNDLLVKIVVSMSVDNNCPDDNDKTILLEGSSAQVRLLPVTGSSAAVTQAYVQGSTATVFLTSRQLRAATNAQSGATVTVNATDPVADTVILAGRSIANARSAGVAALQVQLAAGTVTLDSDALAALDLHKDVAVSLTGASLNAAQQRALGTQAATATLANASVIVDGAAESYPAGSVRASIPVRAADALTAWSLAEDGAISAVGGAWDAQQQTYTFDVVSGVTAIARFPFTDVPAGSWYYGAAAYAYNNGLFDGTSPTTFAPNAVMSRAMLVTVLWRLAGAPAPKGVNTFSDVPGGTWYTDAVTWAAENGVVSGIGGGCFAPNSNVTREQTAVILFNYAHSRGYDVGARADLSAFPDAGSVSGWAQDALSWANAAGLINGTVYGGRTILDPQGSASRAQVAKILRSYAEHVVNA; encoded by the coding sequence ATGAAAACCAGAATGCACAATGGAAGCAGACTGCTGTCGCTGCTGCTGGCGGTAGTCCTTGTCTTCACACTGACGGTTCCGGCTCTTGCGGCGGACAAGCCGCAGGACATGAACCTGAGGATCGCCGTCATGTCCGACCTGCATTATCTCTCGCCGGATATGATTGCAGACACGGCGGACTTTGAGCATGCACTCAACAGCGACCGCAAGCTGCTCAAGGAGAGCTCCGCAATCCTGTACGAAAAGTTTGAGCAAGTCCGCGCGGACAAGCCCGACATCCTTCTCGTGTCCGGCGACCTGACCAAGGACGGCGAGCAGGAGTGCCACGCGGCGCTGGCAAAGCAGCTGCAGCAGCTGCAGCAGGATATTCCGGGGCTGAAGATCTATGTCATCAACGGCAACCATGACATCCGCAATTACAATGCCAAGAACTTCAACACCCCCGACGGTAAGGCCGTGCCTGCCACGCGCACGCACCCGGAGGACTTCAAGCGTATCTACGATTTTGTCTACTCCGATCCGACCGTCATCGCGACCTTCACCCCGGCCGCGGGCAATGAGGCCGGCGGCCTGTCCTATGTTGCGCGACCGGTCGAGGGGCTGACCATTATCGCCATGGACACCTGCCGCTACAGCAAGGAGAACACCTCCAACGGCACGGATGAGCATGAGACGAGCGGCGCTATCAGCGCCGATCTGGAAAAATGGGTCATCGAGCAGACTGCCGCCGCCAAGGCACGCGGCGACCTTGTCATCGGTCTGGAGCACCACGGTCTGGTGCCGCACTTCGATGTCGAGCCCACCATCCTGCCCATGTACCTCGTCAACGGCTATGAGCGCATCGCGCAGGAGTATGCCGATGCCGGCATGAGCGTCGTCTTCACCGGTCATATGCACGCGGTCGACATCGCTGCCATGACCACGAAGGCCGGCAACACCTTCTATGACATCGAGACCGGCTCTGCGCTGACGTATCCGTGCCCGGTCCGCTTTGTCGATCTGCGCCGCAGTACCGTCGGCGGTGAGACGAGCACCTACATGAGCGTGAGCACCAAGACGCATACCGGCCCCATCCATTACACAGATCCCGCCACGGGTACTGCGCATGTGATCGATGACCTGACCGAGTATGCCCGGGAATTCGGCTTCTCGACCGATATGCTCAAGACGGTCGCGGGCGACTTCGTCAAGTCCTTCTTCGGCAAGTATCTGCCGAATGACACCTGGCCGGTCACGAAGATCGTGGCGAACATCGACCAAATCATTGACGACGTGGCCGCCGTCCCGATCGCGGACGGCAAGGACCTGCTCGACTTTGCCAACTGGATCTATCAGTGCAACCTCGCCGGTGAGGACGACGGCAATTATCCCGCTTGGGTGCAGTCCGGCGTCGACCAGCTCAAGAGCGGCGCGCTGCTCGATCAGGTGCTCAACATCGTTGCCAGAGATGCGTTCGGCCGCGGCAGCGTGCTCTTCACGAAGTTCCAGGGCCTGTTCACCCGCTATCTCAAGAGCCAGCTCAACGACCTGCTCGTGAAGATCGTCGTCTCCATGAGCGTGGACAACAACTGCCCCGACGACAATGACAAGACCATCCTGCTCGAGGGCAGCAGTGCGCAGGTGCGTCTCCTGCCGGTCACCGGCAGCAGCGCCGCCGTTACGCAGGCGTACGTACAGGGCAGCACCGCGACGGTGTTCCTCACCAGCCGCCAGCTCCGTGCGGCCACCAATGCGCAGTCCGGCGCGACCGTGACGGTCAACGCCACAGATCCCGTGGCCGACACGGTCATCCTGGCCGGCCGCTCGATCGCCAATGCGCGCAGCGCGGGTGTTGCGGCCCTGCAGGTGCAGCTCGCAGCCGGCACCGTTACGCTGGATAGCGACGCGCTCGCGGCGCTTGACCTGCACAAGGACGTGGCCGTCTCGCTCACGGGAGCGTCGCTCAACGCTGCGCAGCAGCGTGCCCTCGGCACGCAGGCCGCTACGGCGACGCTTGCCAATGCCTCCGTCATCGTTGACGGCGCGGCGGAAAGCTACCCCGCCGGCAGCGTGCGCGCCAGCATTCCGGTGCGTGCAGCGGATGCGCTCACCGCGTGGAGCCTTGCCGAGGACGGCGCCATCTCGGCCGTCGGCGGTGCGTGGGATGCGCAGCAGCAGACCTATACCTTTGATGTTGTCTCCGGCGTGACGGCCATCGCGCGCTTCCCGTTCACGGATGTGCCCGCCGGCAGCTGGTACTACGGCGCGGCGGCCTATGCCTACAACAACGGCCTCTTCGACGGCACGTCTCCCACGACGTTTGCCCCGAACGCGGTCATGTCCCGCGCCATGCTCGTGACCGTGCTGTGGCGGCTCGCGGGCGCGCCCGCGCCGAAGGGCGTCAACACGTTTTCCGATGTGCCGGGCGGCACATGGTACACGGACGCCGTCACCTGGGCGGCGGAAAACGGCGTGGTCTCCGGCATCGGCGGCGGCTGCTTTGCTCCCAACAGCAACGTCACGCGCGAGCAGACGGCCGTGATCCTCTTCAACTACGCACACAGCCGCGGCTATGACGTGGGCGCGCGCGCCGATCTCTCGGCGTTCCCGGACGCCGGCAGCGTGTCCGGCTGGGCGCAGGATGCGCTCTCGTGGGCCAATGCAGCCGGCCTTATCAACGGCACGGTGTACGGCGGACGGACGATCCTCGACCCGCAGGGCAGCGCTTCTCGCGCGCAGGTCGCCAAGATCCTCAGAAGCTACGCCGAGCACGTGGTCAACGCCTGA